The following nucleotide sequence is from Coffea eugenioides isolate CCC68of chromosome 3, Ceug_1.0, whole genome shotgun sequence.
TAAGTATGGAACAAACTACTAGAAGACTTGTGGTATTTATATAGTTGTTAATTTGTTCAGTCATTCTAATTTCTTATTTGGGTCATATAGGTCACTTACATGCATACACAAGGCAGATGCTGTGATGAATTGTTGTCTTTGGCCAAAGGACTGGATTTTAGAGTGATCAAATATCCTGGTTGTAATGTCAATGGGTTTAGATTTCATACCAAAACACGTGAGGTAGACAGAAAAACCCAGAATAGTGGCATTATGGTGAAGGGTGAGCATGCTGATGTAGAAATAAACTTCTATGGTGCTATTACAGATATCTTAGAGGTTGAATACGCCTTCAGTCAAAGCCGAGTAGTTCTGTTCAAGTGTGATTGGTGGGACTTGAAAAATAGCTCATGTCTTAAAATAGACAAACAGAGTAATCTAAGCAGCgttaatttgtcaaaaaaatggTATATAGACCAGCCATTTGTATTCGCTTCCCAAGCCGAACAGGTATTTTACGTAAAGGATATGAGGCTTGGAGGTGATTGGCATGTTGTCGAGTCAGTCTGTCCACGTTCATCATATGCTGTTCTTGAAAAGGATGAGGATAAATCATGTGAAGAAGAACAAGTTTACCAAGAAGATTATCTTGAAGACCTAATTGGGGTTCAAGAGAATGTCgatttgtctaacttgaaaagAGGTGATATGCTAGCTGATGAAGCTGTAGAAACTGGCATCCTAAATTCTGATTCTTCAGCTAAACATGCCAGGAAAATGGATGATTTTTTTGTTGATGATGATGAGATTCAGCAATTGAGCTCGAGTGaagatgaaagtgaaaaatttgTAGAAAGTGATGACTATGAGTCTGACTAAACGATGTTGTAAATAACATTTTCAGTTTCTATTTATAGTTACAATGTAACTTTTGGTTCAAATCAAGTGTATTTCTTGTCTTgaattatttttagtcactctTATCTTCTAATTTGCAATATCTATTGTAAAATGCAAGGCATATTAATTAAGTTCCTCCTTCGGGTGAGCATGTTGGTAATTGTACCTTGTCCTGGCATTTTAGACATATTTAGTCTAAATGCATGGCTGATTGATATCTTTTTATCATGTAGTTACATGGCTGGGCcagggaagaaaggaaaatgtccTATGCGACCAACTCGAGGTGCTGAAATACCTAATGCAGCAGAAGCTAGAGAAAAAATAGGTGAACAGGTGATGAAAATTGACTTTGCTATGTACTTGTACCTTCACTTCTTTATACCATTGGTTTTAAACAATTAAGCATCTAAACCTGCTGTGTATTTCTTACCTGCTGAATAGCAAGTTGGTGGCCCAAAAGATAGTCTGGCTAGCAATGCCAATAATGCTGTACAACTCAGCCTATCTAGAAAGTCAGTTCAAATTCGCCTATTTGATGAGACTGAGGTTAGTTCTTACTTTTGGTAGTTggcaatatttgaaaaatacaTTTCTAATGTGTAGTTGGCTGGATTTTAGGATCCTACTACCTCAAATGGTCGCAAAACTGCTACAGGATCATCAAGACATGAGTTGACAACTCCTACATCTATTGAGCAGCAAAATACTACTCCTACTTCAGTACAAGTCGGATCTAACCAGTCCATTGGTTGTGGAAGTGACCGGATTAATGAGAGCGATGATGTTCAACAGAATGATACCGGTATATGAGATTTACTTGTAATTTATATTACACAGCTAATTTCATTTCAGATTTTTCCACTCACATTCATAACTGTGTACTATGTTTTGGGTAGGTGGTATCAATGTAACTAGGAAAAGAGGATATACTCGCAATATTGCACTGTCCAATGAAAAGAAGGCCGGCAAAAAGGTAAAAGTCCAGGTCTCTGAAGTTAGTGGAAGAGTAATTGGAGAAGGGGCACAACAGTACATCTCAGAGGCAAGTTGTGTCATTCGTAAATATGGCAAATGGAAAGCAGAAAAATGGTCCAAACTGGCCAGCTCTGATAGAGAAGGAATGCTAAAACTTGTTAATGTAAGTGAAATTGTTTTGAAGGCTTGTTTTTCTTCTTGACTTGGTAACAACTAGTTCTGCAACAGGacatttatgcactttttctgaCTTTTACAATAAATTTTTCACTCATATTTCAGAATAGTTTTGCTCCACATGAAGGAGAACATGTTAAGCCAGCGCTTCTTAAGCAGTTAAATACACAGTACAGAAGTCGACGATACAATTTtcacaagattttcaagaaatttagtACAAAAGAGGAAGCACTTGCAAATCGTCCACAATATGTTGAAGAATCTGATTGGATTTACCTTTGTGACTATTTCTGTAGTCTAAATTTTATGGTATAGACGCCGACTTTTGATCATTTACTATTGTTCTTTCTCATGTTTTTTGTGTGTTAAATTTTGATCACGGCTGAACTTGATAAGTGCAGAAGATAAGTGAGAGGAACAAGATCAATAGATCAAAGCAAAAAACTGCTCATACAGCTGGAACAAAATCCTTTCTTCGTCATAAAGCTGACCGGGTATTTGATTATCTTGAAGACATGTCTTTTGGATTGTTTAGGCAGGTTATTTAACTTCTTATTGTAACAGGAAGCACAAGAAGGGAGGGAAGTTGGACCAATAGAACTTTATGACATCACCCATTACAGCaagaagaagaatgcaatgGTTGACGAAACATCTGCTATGAACttagtaagaaaaatggaattggtaCATGGTATATTGTTGTACAACTCTTATGAAAGTCTAACTTCAGAATTTACCTTTGTGACAGAGCATGATGAAGGAGAAAAAGTTGGAATCTGAATCCAGTGGTGCAAATAGGACTGAAGAAGACATTTCCATTGAAGTAACTGGACGTGTAACCGGATACGTACATGGCCGTGGTCCCTCCAAAGCTGGAATAATTGCCCAAAAGCTTGCAGAGATAGATGATTTCAAGAAAAGAGCAGAACAAGCGGAGAAGCGCTCAGCTGAGTTGGAAATAACAGTCCAATCTCAACAACAACTTATGGAGAAGCTTGTGAACCAGCAAAGTGAAATGCAGAACCAACAAAGTGAAATGCAAGATCTCCTTAAATCTTTGAAAGCACAGCTGCAAGCCAACAAGTAAGACGATGAAGGCACATCTGAACGAACTGATTGGTAAGCAATTTTCAACTATATATACTTGTCGAAATAGATATAATGGCTGCTATGGTTTAAAGTTAACATACGTTATTGCAATTTAGTTATTGGTAGGTGACAATATTAACTTGTAATATCAAGACTGAGGAGGGACATTTAAGAATTACTTCTGTCAACACAAGGTTCTAATCAGATGGTGTTTTGATCTTGGGAGTACATTTGTGGCTTTATCATAGCTTTGTTATCATGAAACAATAACATTACACAAAAAAAAGCTTCAATAGTGTTTCTGTTTCATGATATTAATTTGAGGAGCACAGAAGGGCTAAAGAATAGAAAAGATTATTATTGTCATTTGGCCAATGAGTtagctaaaaacttaaaatattGTCATGTTTAAGACGTTTTATGGTCAAGATACAGAAACGCTTGCATCTTGCAGGTTTCAAAGGTTCATGGCAATTCTGGACCTGTCTCTCCCTTTCATTCTTGTAGGTGCCACTTATTATTCTCAGTGTTTTGAACACAAACTAGTGTAGTGTCTATGTCACTACTGGTCGTTGTGGACAGAGTAGGAAGATTTGATATCTGCTTACTAATTTAGGTTAGGAATGAACAGCAAAAACAAaatactgatttagctttttgaaTACTTGCTAAACATTAATTTCATGCAATTTCCAGTTAAGCCTAATGATTTGCTATGTGGTGTCCTGATTctagtttttctgttttgcaaTTGCTGCATTCATTACGGTGCCCTCATACCATAATCTTGTTTTGCCTAAGTTTTGGTTGATCGAATTCTTGAAAACTCTCAAAATAgatgtgtaaaaaaaaatttatgtttcTTCTCAaagaaattttgatttgattctTGGATTTTTTGGAACCGACGAtaccaaattcatacaattaTCTTGGGTTAGTTGCTTATGGCTAATTTTACTAgccattgaattttttttttattgtttttccgGATGCCAGCAAGTTGGATTTGATTACCAGTAAGCAAGCCAGTAAATAGTAACATATCTGTTTAGTCTAATAAAGCAATTAGAATGGTTCAGCAAAACATACGTAACAGATGAGACTAATTAAATCTCAATCTAGAGTAAATCTACCAATAGGATTCTACTGAAGTTCTGCTTAGGTCCcaccccccaaaaaaagaaaaagaaaaagaaaaaataattttctgttTGCCGAGACCAAAAATGTGGTGTCATGTACTTTACTTacaaagggagagagagagacagagagaagCTAGACCTGAAAGGACAATACATGTTTTTATagtatttacaaaacaaaatatTTACGAGTGTCTTGTCGTCTGCGGTTAGCAAATTTTCACATCACAACACACTTGTCTTTGGATGACTTTGTCTCCTGCAATTGCTGCATTCATTACGGTGGTATCATATTAGTGAATGCTGCATTCATTACGGTGGTATCATATTAGTGAATGCTTGttacttttgttgtttatttagcaattagagactgttttgcttttgtcacCTGATAACTTTACTAATAACTTTACTACTTTATTGCAGATAAATTGCTCATTTTGGAGGTTTCAAAGAAGATTAGCAGTACGGCTTACATGTCGGCTCAAAAACTGTGGTTATAGTGCTgtcttaagtttagaaaatgtttcagAAGCACAGGATATGTTTTGGGACTTGGAATATGTTTTTTAGTGCAGCCTTGACTTATATGAGTAGTATTTGTTCTACTCAAACTTATGAAACTATTTGTACTATGATGTTGCACTTATTTAtgacatttgaatatttaatatattattttggCATATTCTATTGTAACGGGTGCCtacatttgttatttattaaacattgctgatattttcattttttagatattattgtagtagGAAAGTCATGTGtaaggtgttgtaaatgagtagtattttTCTAGGCAGGATGTCTTTATTGACAATTGTTATTGTCACTCAATCAAAACTGTCTATTGATAAGGGATTGTTGCCACAGTTGATCAGGGGTTTATTGACAacaaagttgtcactaattccCCTATGCCTTCACTATCGTGCCTTCATGCATCACTGACAAGAGAAGATGTTGTCACTAGATTTATAGATTTTACTGATGACATATATTGTCATAAAAAGTTTCATTCAGTGACGACTCTAAGgtcgtcactgtatactttCATCTTTTACTGACGACATAGATTGTCATAAAAAAGGTTCTATTTATTGACAacaaagttgtcactaattccCCTATGCCTTCACTACCGTGCCTTCATGCATCACTGACAAGAGAAGGTGTTGTCACTAGATTTATAGATTTTACTGATGACATATATTGTCATAAAACGTTTCATTCAGTGACGACTCAAAGgtcgtcactgtatactttCATCTTTTACTGACGACATAGATTGTCATAAAAAATGTTCTATTTactgacgactttaaagtcgtcactgtatacttttaccgacggagattcagtgacgaccttgcgacaactgaaatgttgtcaataatggtcattagtgacgactttttgattatttgtgaCGAAAAGTAGTTATCACTGATGACCAAAATTCTTGTAGTGCCTCTTCAATCTTCTTTTCTATCTTCtcctcacttttgcttttcgaATTTACCAACTTAGGTCCCTCCACCTCTTTGCCACTCCTTAatgtcatggcacttacatttCTGGGATTTGGCTCGGGTTGAAATGGCAATTTTCCATAAACATGGGACTCTAGGCGATTAATGGCGGTTGTCATTTGACTCATTCGAATCTCCATGTCTTTCATGCCTGCTTTGGTATAATGTTGGAACTGAGTAGTGCTCGCGACCAAGGACCTAGTCTCTTGCTGGAGTTGAGCAGTGGTCGTGACTAAGGTCCTAGTCTCCTGCTGGAGCTGAGTGGTAGTTGTGGCCAAACTCTTGACAATTTCCTCCAAAGAACTTCCTGAATTGGAGGACGAGGGTTGGGACTTCGGTTGCCAAGGTTGCTGAAATCCTGGTGGACGATTGGAGAATGCATTTTGCGGCCTATTACCATAGCTGAAATTGGGGTGATCTCTCCAACATGGATTGTACGTGTTGGAGTATGGATCGTACTGTCAACGAGACGCGGGTACGCCCCCAGCCATGTTCACTTGCTCAACCCCATCCTCTTGCAATATAAGGCATGAGTCAGTAGGGTGGCCCATATTTGTGCAGATTCCACAGGCCTTTACTTGGGACACATTTCCCACCGCTAATTGTCCAACAACGGATGTTAGCTCCGACAACTGTTGCTGAATAGATGTCGACTCCACCTCGTTAACTCTACGGGTAGGGTTGCTCTCACGGAAGCCAAATTGTTGAGAGTTCTCTGCCATGGCTTCAATAAGCTCCCACGCTTCCTTAGGTGTTTTGTTTGCCAGTGCTCTCCCACTCGCAGCGTCAATGATACTCCTATCAGTTGGTTGGAGTCCTTTATAGAAGTATTGGATTAACAGTTActcactaatttgatgctgtgggcatctagtgcacaacttgttAAACCTTTCCCAATATTCATACAAGGACTCTCCGGGATAATGTTTAATGCTGCAGATTTCCTTCCTCAAACTCGCAGCCCGAGATGAagggaagaatttttccaaaaacttctttttcaactgcgcCCATGTGGTAATGCTACCTGCTGGTAGGTAGTAAAGCCAATCTTTAGCCGCATCCTTAAGAGAGAACGGAAAGGCTCTCAGTCTAATTTGCTCTTCAGTGAACCCAGGAGATTTCATATTAGAGCAAACCACCTCGAACTCCTTAACGTGCTTGTGGGGTTCTTCGCCAGAGAGACCATGGAAAGAAGGTAAGAGGTGAATCAGCCCCGACTTCAGTTCGAAAGCAGTATTCTCAGCCAGAGTGGGGAATGTGATGCATAAGGGCTGGTGAGTCAGCTTCGaggcagccaactcccttaatgtttggGTGTTGGTCATGCTTACTTCGTCTTCTACTGACTCGTTTGCAATAAATAAGTGTCCttctttttgtcttttggtCTGTTGTCTCCGCTTACGCgctgccttctcaacctcaAGGTCGTATATCaattcacctgtgcgagaagaacggggcataaactagcaaaaataccaagaagaataaaataaaacaaaataaaaactgaatttgaaaagaaacaaataatccaaACGCCAACTCCCCGGCAACgacgccaaaaattgacaggtgccgaacctgtgcaataataattactaaaaagtcctaattaccaccacaattaattatagaacaaatccaagtactggagcaaggaccctaggtgtgcaatgggttacttgattcaccctgttcccgaagagtttgcttgatccgatataccagattAGTCTATAAGAATATTACTTTTGTGTACAATGGCAAGTatggtcgattccacagggagcgggtaggaaattatttctttccaaattagcAGAGtgaaattgggggattttcaatgggaggcaaacaaataaaataaaaataagaataaaaataaagcgaactaaattcaaaaccaactcacaaagcacaattcactaaaaatagcaattaataaaattctacccaaaggttcaactgctcaggcacggtccaattaaatgatcattgatgcaaagatatttcacccACGCAttactaggttggttatagtcatcaacaagctctgacaaccagttcttccttactttttcgacagtcaaggtacgaccattgactgcttctctaaccagataacaaccctaggtacgaccgtaggaatttaattacccgattgcattaaaactagaagaacccaaccttaaccaataaacacgctaagagggtttatttaagttagatcttgcgtttccccatcataaagccaattataGTGGTTGCCACGGGatgttaactaaatgaacaattacggattctatttaattaacgtggcagtaggctattaaattaaatcaaatacccggccgttgatattcaattaataaaatacccatgaacaattaattcaggaaacgcaggAACAGcaataaattggaagaaataatgaagattcgattagatctcacagatattatggaccgcgcctacgcgtcaacctttgggtagaggggAAAATTAGTCGCTCCTCATCGTATCAACCTTGCGCGATTTAATTAATTTCATCCACGCAAACATCAAGGAATCTGGAACAGTGGAGTAGTGAAGAAGGAAAGAGGAAGAGTCTTCCTTATCTCTGCATTGGTGTTCGTACTGAATCCCAAAATTCAATGCTAAAGCCCACACAAATTGTACAGATCCCAAGACAAAAGTGAAGGAGTCAAACATACAGGCCAAaagcaagagaaagaaaagtcTTTTGCGTCTGAGGATCGCTCCTGAACGGTCTCCTCACAATAAAAAACGTGAGGAGACAAATGAGCCAAGTCAGCAAGGCTGAAGCAGGGCACAAAAACGACGCCGTTCCAATAAAAAAATGTTGACTTCCAAACGGGAGCAGACGGAGCAAACGGAAGAGAATTGgtttttgaaattcaagttgaaattttgaattagcCGCAGAAAAGAAAACTGAGGGAAGCGTCTTCATGTGCTTGTGAAGGTAATCTACTCTGACCAACCACTCACTGAAGGCAGAAAGCTGAAGTTCAGGTGGGATTCAACCTACTGGGTGTTTCTAGATGAAGTGGGTGTAGTCTACTCTGATGAAGGTAGCAATTGACAGAAAAGTGGATGGAGAGGCAGGCGGCATGGAAGAAGCAAACAGAGATGAAGCCAAAGTTTGTCCGTAAAACTGAATAGCAGAAGCAGCTGTGGTCTCCAATTGGGTATAAGAGTATTGTATGTATTATGAATGCGTGCAAGAGCGGCGGTAAGGTAGAAGCAAATAGAGAAAATTCAGCATCTCACGAAACCAGATTTTGTCCTTCAACTTAATAGCAGAAGCAGCTACGTCTCCGATTTCGGTGAAACGTGAAACGTATTAGCAGATCAAGGTAACATGACTGAACCATGTCAGTAATTGTGGTCAATAATTTGTCACCCAAATGCACATCTGTTAAAGGAAGGATGAAATTAGAGTCACTGAAGACATAATATGAAGATGATAGAAGAATAGTGAAGTTGTACTGTGTTTGTATGTGTGTACCgtatctgtgtgtgtgtgagcATTCAGCTTTTCAGTGATGGACTATAATAGGATAGTAGTTTATGGAAGGCCTAGGGTTATGTATTCAAGTAAACCGTCGACTGGAATTAGGGAAAGATGAGAGAAACAAAGTCACATTTAACAAGTGAATGAATATACATCCTGTTGTAAATTAGTTACATGTTATAGCCACCGTATTACAATTGATATGAATCATTGTGCATCTAGTAATTGGTCCATGCTCATGGAGTAATATTAGTTTGCCCCTCTCCTGACCATATAGTGTGTGTAAAATGGAGGCGTAGAGTTGAATGAGGTGAAGCAGAGGAAAAGACACATATGTGAATAATAAATGGGTGAACCTTGTGTTGTAAGTCAATTACATGATGtaagaaatatattacaatgagtAGAAAGTAGGGTTATGTATTCAAGTAAACCATCGACTGGAATTAGGGAAAGATGAGAGAAACAAAGTCGCATTTAACAAGTGAATGAATATACATTTTGTTGTAAATTAGTTACATGTTATAGCCACCGTATTACAATTGATATGAATTATTGTGCATCTAGTAATTGGTCCATGCTCATGGAGCAATATTAGTTTGCCCCTCTCCTGACCATACAGTGTGTATAAAATAGAGACGTAGAGTTGAATGATGTGAAGCAGAGGAAAAGACACATATGTGAATAATAAATGGGTGAACCTTGTGTTGTAAGTCAATTACATGATGtaagaaatatattacaatgagtagaaagtacttgtttggccctcaaaatgtagaaaaagtagaaaatgtgGAGTTGGTTTATGCGGTTGTCATTAACGAATGACATAAGGTCCAGTGAGCTAAAGAATCTagaatcaaaatataatcaCCAGCGTGGATGTACATACAGTTAAAATAGACTTACATCGTGTGACCAATACATTACAGTccgtataagttagtgtacatgGAATTGTATTTGTACATAGATAATGCAATGCTCTTAGAATAAAAGTAAGGTGATGTGAATCATTAATCATATTGATAAGCGTAATAATAGAATTTGGTATACGAGTAATGTGTGATTCATAACACATTATAAAtggtaatatacatttatattgtCGTTTATGTACATACTATTCATGAAATGTTGCAAATTAGGGTGTTTGATGCATAATTGGCAGGAGTAGAAGTAATGGATTGCAGCAAATTGGCAGAAAATGGGACCCCTGAATTAGGAATGGAGTTCAACAGTGAAGAGGATGCGTACAAGTTTTACAACAAGTATGCCTTTAAAATGGATTTCAGTGTACGTAAAGACTATCTGAATAAAGACAAAGACGGCGTGACCACGTTTAGGAGATATAGTTGCTGCAAGGAAGGTGTGAAACGTAAGTACGAAGGTGATGTGATGCCAAAGAGGACACGAGCGCCGACGAAAACAGGGTGTGGAGCTAAGATGGTTATTGTGTTGTTTAGAGGGACAATGAAATACCGTGTGCATGACCTTGTCTTAGAGCATAATCATGAGTTGCACATTGCTCAATGTGCTCACATGATGCCATCACAAAGAAAAGTGAGTATGGCTCAAAGATTCCAAGCTGAAATAAGCGAGGATGCTGGGCTTTCATTGAAACAGAGCCATGAGCTTATGGGAACGGAAGCAGGTGGGATGGGTAATGTGGGATATATTCGGGATGATCTTAAACGATATCTTCGAACGAGACGGGAAAGGAGCTTGAAATATGGAGAAGCAGGTAGCATGCTGAATTATTTTCAAGAGCAAACACTCGAGAATCCATCCTTTTTTCATGCCGTACAGCTGGACTGTGAAGAACAAATAACGAATATCTTTTGGACTGATGCAGGAATGTTAATTGACTACAACTTTTTTGGAGACGTAGTCACATTCGACACaacctacaaaacaaataaagaataccGGCCACTTGGAGTATTTGTGGGTTTTAACCAGTATAGGCAAATTGTGATATTCGGTGCTGCCCTTATGTATGATGAGACGATAGATTCTTTCAAATGGGTGTTTGGTATATTTTTAGAAGCAATGTGCGGAAAACATCCAAGTACCATACTAACCGACCAAGATCACGCCATGACAGCCGCTCTTTCAATTGCCATGCCTGAAACATTTCACGGTCTATGTACGTTTCACATAAGGCGTAATTTTATGAAACATCTTGGCAATCACTACAAGGAAAATAGTGATATTCCATACATGTTTGGTGCCTGCATGTATGAGTTTGAAGAAGTGGAACAATTCAATAGGGTGTGGGAGGCGATGGTGCAGAAACACAatcttgaaaataatgaatggcTCTCGGGGTTGTACAAAATTCGTGATAAATGGGCAAGGTGCAtgatgaaagaaagatggaCCGCGGGAATGCGAAGCACCCAACTCAGCGAAAGCCTAAATGCAGCaattaaaaatcatttgaaactggATCATGACCTTGTGCAGTTCTTTAGACATTTCAATCGGGTGGTTGATGAAAAGAGACATAATGAACTGATCGCAGAATATGAAATGAGGCAAAAGCTCCCCATGGTAGGGTTAAGGCAAACACCTATGCTTGTGCATGCATCAGAGACGTATTCACCAACCGTATTTGTTGCATTCCAAAATGAATATGGCGAGTCAACAGCTATGGTTATATTGAGACAACAAGATGCAGCGATGTTTGTGGAGTTTGCGGTCATGAGGTATGATGGAGGACCTGAAAGAACAGTAGTATTCAATCGGAATGATCTAAGTGTACGTTGCAGTTGCAAAAAATACGAGAATGAAGGCATTTTATGTGGGCACGCGTTGAAGGTGTTTGATACCGTGGGCATAAAAATAATTCCTCCTGAATACATTAAGAGGCGATGGACAAAAAGAGCTCGGGCTGGAGACTGTTTTGATCGGCGAGGACAGGAAGTTGTGGCTGATCCTAAAGTCATGATTTCAACTCGTTATCGGGAGCTCGCTCCGGCCATGATTAAGGTCGCAACTCGAGCAGCAATGTCGGAGGACACCAGCAAAGTAGCAATCACTGTCATATCCGATTTGTCAAAGAGAGTTGAGCTCCTCCTCTCAGAAAGCGAAGAGCAACCtttgcaaaatcaaaaaaatttgaatatgGAGGAAcgagataaaattgaaattgtaaATGAAATGGGGGAGGCAGTAGTCGCAAGAGGCATTAAAAAACGAGGCGGTGGGAAGAAAAGTAGAGTGATGCGAAGTTGGGTCGATAAATTTGACagagtaaaaagaaaatctagatTATCAAGGACTACACAGACTACggtatggatcaaattttggtaCATGGGGAACATTTATGCTAAAACTAAGTTATTGTTATACTATTAACTAAAGTTTAGGTAACATTCATTATGAAATAATATTATTGCCGTGTCAATACTGTAGGTCTCAGAATCGGAGCCGACATCGATTTCATTTGAAGAATACATGTTTATGGGATGCCGTTCATCTACTGACTCTGTTTCGGTTAGTATAAAATGGACATGACTCTTGcttttatttggatgtttctaacAGCATAAATAGTTACATTGATGTTACATTGTGTGATAATGTTGTTACGGCCGTCATCCCTCCTGATATACGTATTTTGTTTGTCTCATACAATGATTTTGCCCATACGAAACTTGTAGACGCATTCAATGAGTCAGACAGTGAATGGCCCTCCAAATGCTGTTGCTCCCGATATCGATGAAAGTCAAACGGTATGCTTACATTTAGTTGTTAAAATAAAACCTTCTTGTTCATGTAGTAGAGctacctttttttctttaattgtaacGGTGAGCTCCCGAAGGCTGTCAAATCATGCAAATTATGTAGTTAACGTATGCTCGCTTTAATAAcgtattattttttattatttcaaggTCCACCGTTTGGCTAATCAGGGGCCTCCTGCAAGTGTCCCTACAGAATGGATGCATCCcagattttctattttttccaaGCATAACTCCGTCAGAGATGTTTTAATGGTCTGATATATCATTTTTGTTATAATGTCTAGTCCAATTTAACTTTATAAGTGAGTAATATAGGCACTGGTAATGATTTGTTGACAGTCGATTACTTATACTATATAATGTAGGAGGAGCGTGGGGCAATTTCAACACACTGTGATGTTGATGCATATCATGTATTTGCACCATCACCTCAGGTGACAAATTTTTATCGTTACAGCACATATTTATGTAATGTTATTAATTGGAGACTTGGACATCGTAT
It contains:
- the LOC113766184 gene encoding protein FAR1-RELATED SEQUENCE 5-like, coding for MDCSKLAENGTPELGMEFNSEEDAYKFYNKYAFKMDFSVRKDYLNKDKDGVTTFRRYSCCKEGVKRKYEGDVMPKRTRAPTKTGCGAKMVIVLFRGTMKYRVHDLVLEHNHELHIAQCAHMMPSQRKVSMAQRFQAEISEDAGLSLKQSHELMGTEAGGMGNVGYIRDDLKRYLRTRRERSLKYGEAGSMLNYFQEQTLENPSFFHAVQLDCEEQITNIFWTDAGMLIDYNFFGDVVTFDTTYKTNKEYRPLGVFVGFNQYRQIVIFGAALMYDETIDSFKWVFGIFLEAMCGKHPSTILTDQDHAMTAALSIAMPETFHGLCTFHIRRNFMKHLGNHYKENSDIPYMFGACMYEFEEVEQFNRVWEAMVQKHNLENNEWLSGLYKIRDKWARCMMKERWTAGMRSTQLSESLNAAIKNHLKLDHDLVQFFRHFNRVVDEKRHNELIAEYEMRQKLPMVGLRQTPMLVHASETYSPTVFVAFQNEYGESTAMVILRQQDAAMFVEFAVMRYDGGPERTVVFNRNDLSVRCSCKKYENEGILCGHALKVFDTVGIKIIPPEYIKRRWTKRARAGDCFDRRGQEVVADPKVMISTRYRELAPAMIKVATRAAMSEDTSKVAITVISDLSKRVELLLSESEEQPLQNQKNLNMEERDKIEIVNEMGEAVVARGIKKRGGGKKSRVMRSWVDKFDRVKRKSRLSRTTQTTVSESEPTSISFEEYMFMGCRSSTDSVSTHSMSQTVNGPPNAVAPDIDESQTVHRLANQGPPASVPTEWMHPRFSIFSKHNSVRDVLMEERGAISTHCDVDAYHVFAPSPQERNNTQGLQLRVDVASPQNEVDE